A stretch of Streptococcus chenjunshii DNA encodes these proteins:
- a CDS encoding TcpD family membrane protein: protein MEQLYLDVANQWLYWVFVGAGILFGAIVYFKSRSAGKAIATVLIGFALAAVSKDPQRYTDLLGRGLTWVADRVTFN from the coding sequence ATGGAGCAGCTGTATTTAGATGTAGCTAATCAGTGGTTGTATTGGGTGTTTGTTGGTGCTGGGATTTTATTTGGTGCTATTGTTTATTTTAAAAGCCGTTCTGCAGGTAAAGCAATTGCGACGGTACTCATTGGTTTTGCATTAGCAGCAGTTTCTAAGGACCCTCAACGCTACACCGATTTACTAGGACGTGGCTTGACGTGGGTAGCAGATCGGGTGACGTTTAATTAA
- a CDS encoding replication initiation factor domain-containing protein translates to MISHADLKRIRLELGFTQKKMAAIIGYSYYNYRNIEQGQRNITKEFEETLFHFLNRKSKTKLEGSVDWLKIRFKTLDYKLVIENVLKLKPIDFFMEEKALYSYSHMVTYGAIRVLYSDSVKKAETGTLIDLTGGGCRELELLLIEQGRNWFSFLHDVFLFAENERKDRLLEDFLAFPRFDIALDELYKESGNLDLYDIKARIFDNKIVMRRIKTFTAIEGLKKVENRFVNQGLTLNFGSRQSSLMIRFYQKDYEQALLKDVSVEYIREVYNFKNRYEIELHDSKAYDVLKEWYVMESDLTKIGARILNNYFEVKDWEGHYDTAWDNLLGTQKGFKFVTRPRQIDYARTKHWVTKQVSSALKLMKIADMVYQTDELSEIISEAYLSNKHTKLAEEICERNGVDFDVLIGQI, encoded by the coding sequence GTGATTAGTCATGCAGATTTGAAGCGAATACGGCTTGAGTTAGGTTTTACCCAAAAAAAGATGGCAGCGATTATTGGTTATAGTTATTATAATTATCGCAATATTGAGCAAGGTCAGCGTAATATAACTAAAGAGTTTGAAGAGACGCTTTTTCATTTTTTAAATCGTAAATCTAAAACTAAATTAGAGGGGTCTGTTGATTGGCTGAAAATCCGTTTCAAGACTTTAGATTATAAGCTTGTGATTGAAAATGTTTTGAAGTTGAAGCCTATTGATTTTTTTATGGAAGAAAAGGCGCTCTATAGTTATAGTCATATGGTGACTTATGGTGCTATTCGTGTGCTTTATTCAGATTCGGTGAAAAAAGCAGAGACAGGAACATTGATTGATTTAACAGGCGGTGGTTGCCGTGAGTTGGAACTTCTGCTTATTGAGCAAGGCCGGAATTGGTTTTCGTTTTTGCATGATGTATTTCTTTTTGCGGAAAATGAGCGTAAAGATAGGCTGTTAGAAGATTTTTTAGCCTTTCCTCGTTTTGATATCGCTTTAGATGAGCTTTATAAAGAATCTGGAAATCTTGATTTGTATGATATTAAGGCAAGGATTTTTGATAATAAAATTGTTATGCGTCGGATTAAAACTTTTACTGCTATTGAGGGGTTGAAGAAAGTTGAAAATCGTTTTGTCAATCAAGGGTTGACTTTGAATTTTGGTAGCAGGCAGTCTAGTTTGATGATACGCTTTTATCAAAAAGATTATGAGCAGGCTTTGCTCAAAGATGTTTCGGTGGAATATATCCGTGAAGTTTATAATTTTAAAAATCGTTATGAGATTGAATTGCATGATAGTAAGGCCTATGATGTGCTCAAGGAATGGTATGTTATGGAATCTGACCTTACCAAAATTGGGGCGCGGATTTTAAATAATTATTTTGAAGTTAAGGATTGGGAAGGTCATTATGATACGGCGTGGGATAACTTGTTAGGCACTCAAAAAGGTTTTAAATTTGTGACACGGCCTCGACAAATTGACTATGCCAGAACTAAACATTGGGTGACAAAACAAGTTTCTAGTGCTTTGAAATTGATGAAAATTGCAGATATGGTTTATCAGACTGATGAGTTATCAGAAATCATTTCTGAGGCTTATCTGAGTAACAAACATACGAAACTAGCAGAAGAAATTTGTGAACGAAATGGAGTTGATTTTGATGTCCTTATCGGTCAGATATAA
- a CDS encoding FtsK/SpoIIIE domain-containing protein produces MIKKIMHWLVADVYVYKGKRVRNIYKYARGTQIALFFFPFLLSVGILLYFHQVQVMQQPYLYGGVALFSLLLLFGLVVLLVLKLEVHVLYFARLRSLFLLRRFLISHNYYTTKEVIIKQENGSITKTKILLPKVYLKQGKFGVDVFFELQGNQFQEKFLKLGPELEITFGGDFMYRKEIKGYTYYHLAIDRFSSRLNIADVKVDKNGLRLMKDIWWDFDSQPHMLVAGGTGGGKTVLLMSIALALVKVGDVALCDPKESDLTVLKKAPVFKNHVYSGKEEMVGCLRDYVTTMVDRYRFMAQHPDNRIGKKYSDYGLRPMFLIFDEWAAFIAMLDNDYKMLSEVIQLLTQLILKGRQAGVFVIEGLQRPDGEFIKTALRDNFMIRISVGVLEDTGYTMLFGDANRDKNFKNIDEINGEKFKGRGYFAHAGEMAGEFFSPYVPFDKGFDFLEAFQAVEALPEDLVPYHKSEAPDEFAGVLKELEELPIDSVFEEATKQHQTLDDLAKRLSKSFSQVKHVVSLVEEGDYYIFGRDDEGKYSFTPVESDMIIAIVETKEAGEKRYKEVISDFFSKNEEAA; encoded by the coding sequence ATGATAAAGAAAATCATGCATTGGTTAGTTGCTGATGTTTATGTTTATAAAGGCAAAAGGGTAAGGAATATTTACAAGTATGCTAGGGGCACTCAAATTGCCCTTTTTTTCTTCCCTTTTTTGTTGTCAGTCGGAATTTTGCTTTATTTCCATCAGGTACAGGTTATGCAGCAACCTTATTTATATGGTGGCGTTGCTTTATTTAGTTTATTATTGCTTTTTGGACTAGTTGTCCTGCTGGTTTTAAAGCTGGAAGTACATGTGCTTTATTTTGCTAGACTGCGCTCTTTGTTTTTGTTACGTCGATTCTTGATTAGCCATAATTATTACACAACTAAAGAAGTAATTATTAAGCAGGAGAACGGGTCTATTACGAAGACTAAAATTTTGCTGCCAAAAGTTTACTTGAAGCAGGGTAAGTTTGGGGTTGATGTTTTCTTTGAATTGCAAGGCAATCAGTTCCAGGAAAAGTTTCTAAAACTCGGCCCGGAGTTGGAAATAACTTTTGGCGGTGATTTTATGTACCGTAAAGAGATTAAAGGTTATACTTACTATCATTTAGCGATTGATCGTTTTTCGTCTCGCTTGAATATTGCTGATGTGAAGGTGGATAAGAATGGCTTACGGCTTATGAAGGATATTTGGTGGGATTTTGATTCTCAACCTCATATGTTGGTGGCAGGCGGAACTGGCGGTGGTAAGACGGTTTTGTTAATGTCTATAGCTTTAGCTTTGGTTAAAGTTGGCGATGTTGCATTGTGTGACCCTAAAGAATCGGATTTAACAGTTTTGAAGAAAGCGCCTGTTTTTAAAAATCATGTGTATTCTGGCAAAGAGGAAATGGTTGGTTGCTTACGTGATTATGTGACTACGATGGTTGATAGGTATCGTTTTATGGCGCAGCACCCTGATAATCGTATTGGTAAAAAATATTCTGATTATGGTTTACGTCCTATGTTCTTGATTTTTGATGAGTGGGCAGCTTTTATCGCAATGCTGGATAATGATTATAAAATGCTATCTGAAGTGATACAGCTTTTAACTCAATTAATTTTAAAAGGACGTCAAGCCGGTGTATTTGTCATCGAAGGCTTGCAGCGTCCAGACGGTGAATTTATCAAAACTGCCTTGAGAGATAATTTTATGATACGGATTTCTGTAGGCGTGCTTGAAGATACTGGTTATACTATGCTGTTTGGAGACGCTAACCGTGATAAGAATTTCAAAAATATTGATGAGATTAACGGTGAGAAATTTAAAGGTCGTGGCTATTTTGCTCATGCGGGTGAGATGGCTGGAGAATTCTTTTCGCCTTATGTGCCTTTTGATAAAGGGTTTGATTTTTTGGAAGCTTTTCAAGCGGTTGAAGCTTTACCTGAGGACCTTGTGCCTTATCATAAATCAGAAGCACCTGATGAATTTGCTGGTGTTTTGAAAGAGCTTGAAGAATTGCCTATAGACAGTGTGTTTGAGGAAGCGACTAAGCAACATCAAACATTAGATGATTTAGCTAAGCGGTTATCGAAAAGTTTTAGTCAAGTCAAACATGTTGTTTCGTTAGTTGAGGAAGGAGATTATTATATATTTGGCCGTGATGATGAAGGGAAATATAGTTTTACTCCTGTTGAATCTGATATGATTATTGCCATTGTTGAAACTAAAGAAGCTGGTGAGAAGCGTTATAAAGAAGTCATTAGCGACTTTTTTTCTAAAAATGAAGAGGCTGCTTAA
- a CDS encoding conjugal transfer protein, whose protein sequence is MEKEQRPDKQVYNYTEALNQPVWVQKITDRVSLPYAVKMSTLIWLVLFVGLAVLLCRKLGEWTPLPLPFWLVFGIAGAVYLSILVADLKIDEKNFVKFFVDYLIFYFRFGRKAKMYYFNNGLLYRKQKQILEREVKRVFNK, encoded by the coding sequence ATGGAAAAGGAACAGCGGCCGGACAAACAGGTTTACAACTATACAGAAGCTTTGAATCAGCCAGTTTGGGTTCAGAAGATTACGGATAGAGTGTCTCTTCCTTATGCAGTGAAAATGTCCACTCTGATTTGGCTAGTTCTTTTTGTGGGGCTAGCCGTTTTATTGTGCAGAAAGTTAGGCGAGTGGACGCCGCTGCCTCTTCCTTTTTGGCTGGTTTTTGGTATAGCTGGGGCAGTTTATTTGTCTATTTTAGTAGCTGACTTAAAAATTGATGAAAAGAATTTTGTGAAGTTTTTTGTGGACTATCTTATTTTTTACTTTCGTTTTGGCCGAAAGGCTAAAATGTACTATTTTAACAATGGTTTGTTGTACAGAAAGCAAAAGCAGATTCTAGAAAGAGAGGTTAAACGTGTCTTTAATAAATAA
- a CDS encoding DUF961 family protein has product MAIKYAADVINKFDVVKTLGTLNFLENVPVKRWEDYVDENTGEERRRETDIVDYIDVKLYSSVVNGNITVTVSPEAKVAQMTPEKNYNDVVNLVNPTARFWSNSEVVNNRRVVTSGVKLRAADVVRADSKDKQEK; this is encoded by the coding sequence ATGGCTATTAAGTATGCTGCTGATGTGATTAATAAGTTTGATGTTGTAAAGACACTTGGAACTCTTAATTTTTTGGAGAATGTACCTGTAAAGCGTTGGGAAGATTATGTTGATGAAAATACCGGTGAAGAACGTCGCCGTGAAACAGATATTGTTGATTACATTGATGTAAAATTGTATTCTTCTGTTGTTAATGGGAATATAACGGTGACTGTTTCTCCAGAAGCAAAGGTTGCTCAGATGACACCTGAAAAAAACTATAATGATGTGGTAAATTTGGTTAATCCTACTGCTCGTTTTTGGTCTAATTCTGAGGTGGTGAATAATCGTAGGGTTGTGACTAGTGGTGTGAAGCTGCGTGCTGCAGATGTTGTTAGGGCAGATTCTAAAGATAAGCAAGAGAAATGA
- a CDS encoding TetR family transcriptional regulator → MDYFEKKMEQIFNRFSFSLAIYKGNVTKCEKCYQESLKELDGLFLCDEEGRFKTELKDSVARFKERLYESYVGG, encoded by the coding sequence ATGGATTATTTTGAAAAAAAGATGGAACAGATATTTAATCGTTTTAGTTTTTCTCTTGCTATTTATAAAGGCAATGTAACCAAGTGTGAAAAATGCTATCAAGAATCTTTGAAGGAACTTGATGGTCTTTTTTTGTGTGATGAAGAAGGGCGGTTTAAGACTGAACTAAAGGATAGTGTTGCTCGCTTTAAAGAGCGTTTGTATGAAAGTTATGTAGGGGGTTGA
- a CDS encoding conjugal transfer protein, translating to MGKFKNFISKSFGRIRSFFVKSENKNVKFRKADKKLVEVKLKRISQTTANRIFVGFIAGLILLSALTIMSNAFRAVKKPEQTQVVAANGEKRAYANQINLFMTGFLTAYFSGDENISDYYGPGVDIRSINTNWQERQLTNFVLVETTDEVATYRVTYVVKQEDEWLSETKVISVPYKEKNGRFYVSDLPYFINWDNYIAKIKGNYQLKNQDYSDGDYDEAKRYVEAFFKAYCSGDDTQLSPFSKNVKALGGVKFVSVDYFYFVEEEKQLVAIAQVSFSDKFDVIFSENFTLYLTTDKNRETYHVKEMVNGIVEKYKSEVQ from the coding sequence ATGGGTAAATTTAAGAATTTTATCAGTAAAAGTTTTGGTCGGATACGCTCTTTTTTTGTAAAGAGTGAAAATAAAAATGTTAAATTTCGAAAGGCAGACAAGAAACTTGTTGAGGTAAAACTTAAACGTATTAGTCAAACTACAGCTAATAGGATTTTTGTTGGTTTTATTGCTGGCTTAATTTTGTTATCAGCGTTGACTATTATGTCTAATGCATTTCGGGCTGTTAAGAAGCCAGAACAAACTCAGGTTGTTGCTGCAAATGGTGAAAAGAGAGCTTATGCTAATCAGATTAATCTATTTATGACAGGCTTCTTAACAGCTTATTTTTCCGGTGATGAAAATATTTCTGATTATTATGGGCCTGGTGTTGATATTAGAAGTATTAATACTAACTGGCAAGAAAGGCAGTTAACAAATTTTGTTTTGGTTGAAACAACTGATGAAGTGGCTACTTATCGAGTAACTTATGTGGTTAAACAAGAAGATGAGTGGCTGTCTGAAACAAAAGTCATTAGTGTCCCTTATAAAGAGAAAAATGGTAGGTTTTATGTGTCTGACTTGCCTTATTTTATTAATTGGGATAATTATATTGCAAAAATCAAAGGTAATTATCAGTTAAAAAATCAGGATTACAGCGATGGAGATTATGATGAGGCTAAGCGTTATGTAGAAGCCTTCTTTAAAGCTTATTGTAGTGGAGATGATACACAGTTATCCCCTTTTTCAAAAAATGTTAAGGCATTAGGGGGAGTTAAATTTGTGTCGGTTGATTATTTTTATTTTGTAGAAGAAGAAAAGCAATTAGTTGCGATTGCTCAAGTTAGCTTTTCGGATAAGTTTGATGTGATTTTTTCGGAAAACTTCACGTTGTACTTAACAACAGATAAGAACAGAGAAACTTATCATGTAAAAGAAATGGTTAATGGCATTGTAGAAAAATATAAAAGTGAGGTGCAATAA
- a CDS encoding LPD11 domain-containing protein, with the protein MEDLRFRYSMLDRLRSDCDYFLGNGHRNESRLWAGDVVTHIAEMKRYWLLFEDDEKPEWLTWEQILDYEYKMAPDFNKKVQELYHIKATFEIWRMSGVLGQRLEELEQLAKKARRLYYSLPEDVRPGDVVVDHNQQLIFY; encoded by the coding sequence ATGGAAGATTTGAGGTTTAGATATTCTATGCTTGATCGTTTGCGGAGTGATTGTGATTATTTTTTGGGAAATGGGCATAGAAATGAGTCAAGATTGTGGGCTGGTGATGTTGTAACTCATATTGCAGAGATGAAAAGGTATTGGTTATTGTTTGAAGATGATGAAAAGCCAGAATGGCTGACATGGGAACAAATATTGGATTATGAATATAAGATGGCGCCTGATTTCAATAAGAAAGTGCAGGAATTGTATCATATTAAGGCTACATTTGAAATATGGAGAATGTCTGGTGTTTTAGGGCAGCGGCTTGAAGAGTTGGAACAGTTAGCTAAAAAGGCTAGAAGGCTTTATTATTCGTTGCCTGAAGATGTTCGACCGGGCGATGTTGTGGTAGACCATAATCAGCAGTTGATTTTTTATTAA